The window ACAATTCCATTTAAGTGACCTGTTAATAAATCATCTGCCATCACATCATCTGTGATTAAGGCAACATATTCATAAAAACTATGTTTCACAATTGTTTCGATATTTTCTTTTGTGATTGACTTCCCTTGCATCTCAATAAACATCCCATTGCAAATCTTAGTATAAATAGATTCTGGACTTTGATGGGTATGATCAGCTGTAATTCCATGATAAATAAAGTTAGCCAAATCTTCTTCCCAAATCTTAGGCACATGTCCTTCAATCGGCATATTTGGACGTAGCTCTTTACATAATGCAATAATTTGATTGATTAACGAATCTGGATCACTGACAATATCTTTAAAGTTCATCACTTCACCTAGACACATAACTTTAGGCGATGCTAACAATTCTCGAACTTCATTTAATCCAATAATCCCACCAGTTGTTTCTAAATCTGGGTTGGTAGACGGTACTGACGAAGGAATAGCATAAAAAATATCAAGCTCCGTTTCTTCCTTTAGAAAAGCCTCGACACCTTCAATTCCAAAAACATTAGCAACCTCATGAGAATCTGCCACAATCGTTGTTACCCCATGATAAAGTGCTGCTTTTGAAAAAATTGAAGGAATCGTCATTGAACTCTCAATGTGCATATGACTATCAATTAATCCAGGAATCATGTAACGACCTTTAGCATCGATTGTCTTCTCAGCAGCTAAATAAGTTAATTCTTCAGGAGTAATATAGTAAAATTTCTCTCCACGAATAGCAACATTTTTTGATTCAAACTTACGAATAAAACTATTAAAAACTTGAGCATTGATAATGACTAAATCTGTCTTCATATTAGTTATTCCTCCATTTCAGATAGAAAAGCTTCTAGTTTCTAACAGCTATTGTTAAAAAATTAGAAGCTTTTCGATTTTATTATTGATTTAACGTTTTATTCCATTTATCAATCCAGTTTTTTAAGTTTGCATTTACAAAATCAAAATCAATAACTTTAGCGCGTTCTGCAACAGCACCATACGTTTTATCTTTAGCTGTTTCATCGTCTAAAGTAACATTTTTATTCGTTGGTGCTTCATTTAATGATTTAGCTGTTTTTTCTTGTAATTCTTGGCTAATTCTCCAATCAATAAACTTTTCTGCTAATTCTTTATTTTTAGAATTTTTCGTTACATTGATTGTATTAAAGTTTGCATATGTTCCAGATTTTGGCACAACATAAGCTACATTGGCATCTGCTTGAGTCACCATTGGAACCGCAAAATCACCAACAACAGCTGCTACAATTTCTCCTGATTTAAACATATTCGCTAAATCTGATGATTTTCCATATGTTTTCACAACGTTCGGTGCTAAGTCTGTTAAACCTTTAAACGCAGCTGTTCCTTTGTCTTTTTCAAGATTGCCTTTTTGTTGATCGTTTGCTAAATACAACATTGCTGGTCCATATGTTGTGGCAATATCAGGAATTGACACTTTGCCTTTTAATGAAGAATCCCATAAATCAGACCACTCTTTAATTTCTTTACCTGCTTTTTCTTTGTTGTACACAATCCCAATACTATTCATTGAGTATGCAGGACCTGCTCCGTCTTTCGATACTTCTTTGGCGGCATCTGTTAATTGATCCATATTTTTAACCTTTGAAGCATCTAACTTTTCAAAAAGTCCAGCTTCAACACCCTTAGCGGCATTCGATTGAGATAATTCAATCACATCTACATTTGAATTAGGGTTATTTTCTAATTTTGTATAACGCTCTGAACTAGTACCTGTTTCCACAACAATCTTCACATTATTTTCTTTTTCAAATGGAGCAAAAACGTCACTTTTAACAACTTCTTCGCTTAAACCAAATGTTGAGATTACTAATTCCTTAGGTGCATCTTCTTTGGCTGCACTGCTACCACATGCTCCTAATACTAATCCACTTGCTAAAATAAGCGTTGATACTATTCCAAATTTTTTCATTTTCACTTCTCCTCTAATTCTATTTATATGATTGATTAAACTAAAACTAATTTAGCTGCTGGAATGTGTAATTTCAGCGAGTCATTCACTTCATAAATC is drawn from Carnobacterium gallinarum DSM 4847 and contains these coding sequences:
- a CDS encoding ABC transporter substrate-binding protein, yielding MKKFGIVSTLILASGLVLGACGSSAAKEDAPKELVISTFGLSEEVVKSDVFAPFEKENNVKIVVETGTSSERYTKLENNPNSNVDVIELSQSNAAKGVEAGLFEKLDASKVKNMDQLTDAAKEVSKDGAGPAYSMNSIGIVYNKEKAGKEIKEWSDLWDSSLKGKVSIPDIATTYGPAMLYLANDQQKGNLEKDKGTAAFKGLTDLAPNVVKTYGKSSDLANMFKSGEIVAAVVGDFAVPMVTQADANVAYVVPKSGTYANFNTINVTKNSKNKELAEKFIDWRISQELQEKTAKSLNEAPTNKNVTLDDETAKDKTYGAVAERAKVIDFDFVNANLKNWIDKWNKTLNQ